The genomic interval aaaagtgaaaacgcacacacgcacacacacacacacacacacacacacacacacacacacacacacacacacacacacacacacagaatcacctTTTTGTGCCCGCCCCACACAGACATACGTACTTGCacacctgcatctctctctgcacTGTAAGGTCCAGACCTTtatccagatgtgtgtgtgtgtgtgtgtgtgtgtgtgtgtgtgtgtgtgtgtgtgtgtgtgtgtgtgtgtgtgtgtgtgtgtgtgtgtgtatttgtgtctacaGTAAGGTTCCCACCTTTATCCAGATGTTTGCTCCTGAAGGAGCTCTGGTGTTCCACGAGAAGGCTTGGAATGCTTATCCCTACTGTCGCACTAgtaagtattacacacacacacacacacacacacacacacacacacacacacacacacacacacacacacacacacaaacaaaaacacatacatagacacacacacacacacacacacacacacacacacacacacacacacacacacacacacacacacacacacacacacaaacaaaaacacacatacacacacacacaaggtgttcTCACACAGGGAAAAATCCTGCGAGATTCTTTCGATAGTCCCACAGCGCTTGTTCCGAGTGGTGCTCACTGTGTTGGTGGGTTTGGGTCAGTAGTGGGCTGCCATGTCCAAAGAGATCTGCAAATAGACCTGTCATAGGTTTTTTGACATTCTCTGAACTTGTTTCCAGAGTCCGGTCACATTATATTATgtctgtggttcccaaactgggggtcaagaCAAAAGAGACATTGCATATAAACAAGAAATCTATAGGTTAACAGcgaacataattccataatttgattAGGAACAGTGTTTATGTATTTAACAGTATTTAGATACTGTTAGTTAGATgtctttgctgtcctgtggatttctagcaatttcTAGCAATATCAGCGGACAAACGATTACTggaaaaatctagcaatattaatagaCAAAAAAATGCCTTTAGCGCTTAGATTAAAATATTCTTaaccgctgaaaaagtttgagaaccactgcattatgtAAAGTTCTGGGCGACCTCTGGGTTGTTTCAGGACCTTGGTCAGCGACCTTTTCCAAATCATGACTGAAGTCTGATCCCATTGTCTAACGCTGTTTTCCGGATTTTGAGTGCCAGCAAGCTAGACGGTTGTTGACATTTTTTTCATAGTCACTACATATTTTGTGTAACaactaccagggctctaaattaacacaagccaactggccaaatgctggtgaaatttcagtttggctggtagaaaagaccatcttactagccgctttgacccattagtaagtgtgtttGGCTAGAGAGATTAAcatcactagccattttggctggtgatgaaaaaaagttaatctaGAGCCCTGGCAACTACTGTACAAACACATACTACCACTTGTTTGAAAGATGAGACTCCTGTCTCAGTGGGTGAAACCCCTTATAGGACTGAGCATTTTGTTAATtgaatactaaaaatatatagatatatagtcTTGACACAGCAATGCCTGCCATGATTGTCATGTTTTAATAACCCATGAAAAAAATGACCTGGTTTTGATTTGCAAGTGATACAAGGCGGTAATAACAATCAAATGTCTGGTCATAAAATGGCCATATGAAATGCAGAGGTTTTTATCGTCATCTCCCTTATTAATGAGAGTTTCCAAAATTACAAATGAATGTCAATtaagagattcaagattcaagattctttttaatggtcccgaaggcgaagcaaatttgtcttggacatacaggtccttctcaaataattagcatattgtgttaaagttcattttttccccataatgtaatgataaaaaataaactttcatatgttttacattcattgcacaccaactgaaatatttcaggtcttgttttgttttaatattgatgattttggcatacagctcatgaaaacccaatattcatatctcaaaaaattagcatatcatgaaaaggttgtctaaacaagctattaacctaatcatctgaattaaccaattaactctaaacactggtaaaagcttcctgatgctttaaaaagtctcagccttgttcattactcaaaaccgcagtcatgggttagactgctgacctgactgtgtttaacattgaagtcagtggcagtggcattgcatgagggttatgaaagcccagatatcattgatgcttagctgtcagctgttttttgttctttgatctggtgacccacacttccctcttcattatactccatagatttccataccaagtttttctatttttgttacaaatctaattctaatttgccagacagaacattccattgactttcaatggggtttcatttctggcaaattagaattagatttgtaacaaaaatagaaaaacttggtatggaaatctatggagtataatggaGTATAATGGTTTTCAGTGTGCTTAACTGCTTGTAATTTTATGCCACAAAAGCTCAATCTGCAGTCCACTGAGACCCACTGCAATCTTGCCAAGCTCAATAAGTTTGTACATGTGTACATATGCTTTGCATGTACATTTTGGACTGTGAACTTGTGAAATGCTCTTTGAACTTAGATTGAAATACTCTGACTGCAGtgtgtaaacatctacacacatgcatatacactctCCTGTCGAATGGGattcgtttttgtgtgtgtggaataaAATAGAATCGAAAAATGgaatgtgtgtatataatgttcTGAGGACTCACGCTTTTGTgttcactcttttctttctctcgtcCTCGTTGTGCAATCTGCAGTTGTTACGGTAAGTCactgctatttctctctctctctctctctctctctctctctctctctctctctctctctctctctctctctctctctgtcacacacacacatatacacacaaacacccaatcAGATTTACCTAGTAGTTTTGCAGCTAATGTACTAGTTCATACTTGttgtgcgtcacacacacacacacacacacacacacacacacacacacacacacacacacacaatacagacagaAAATATGAACATAGTCCTTGGGATATTATACCCACAAGAACCACAGGTTTAATGGGATATGTCCATGTTctctacactctcagaaataaaggtacagaactcgtcgctgtggtagtaccctcaaggggagtaccattgcgttgcttgggtggtacttcaaaaaagaggtgacagatggacattggtcgacattgcaagaaactaaatGCACCCCTTTTTCGGGGTACCAATCAaatgacgcaatggtactccccttgagggtactgccacagagacaagttctGTACTTTTATTTCTGAGAGTATACATTCATTGGATAACGCAGGCACATTTGCCTGCCGGGGTATAGTGTCATTTGCATTAAGTTCAGCATAGGTGACAGATCAGTCCAAGTCAACATCTAGCTGCACTCCATTGGGAATGACTTCAACACAACAAACTTGCCACAATAGTGAGCAGTGTGTGCGCAACATGATCTCAgatcaggcgtgtgtgtgtgtgtgtgtgtgtgtgtgtgtgtgtgtgtgtgtgtgtgtgtgtgtgtgtgtgtgtgtgtgtgtgtgtgtgtgtatgtgtgtgtgtgtgtgcatactaacctggctgcgtgtgtgttttccagaaTGAGTACATGAAGGATGATTTCTTTATTAAGATCGAGACCTGGCACAAACCAGACATGGGAACCAGCCACAACGTAAgaaacgtgcacgcacgcacgcacacacacacacactaaaccagaCCATGGGAACTAGCCACAACTTAAGaaacacgcgcactcacacacacatatagacacacagacactcacacacagacacacgcacatgcacaccaaaCCAGACCAGACCATGGGAACTAGCCACTACGTAagaaacacacgcgtgcacgcacttacgcactattggtgtcaacaatgatcgatgcggcgatgcaatccaatgcgatGCATGGACGATCCATTTCAATGCGGCAAGTtttaattacttccgtggatatatttcgggagcaaatgaatgttaaattaaataaaagtacttcaaagcattgcaagactgatacagactgatccagactgataggcctacagaaaaaataataaattgttgctcagtatctgactacttgtattgcctcatcatgactgatgaaacatttgctttgctttcagtagaaatgtaatgcattgcaatgcattgtagaattgaatcgcatcgctatctcccgaatcgtgatcgaatcggatcgtgagggcagtgccaatccacaccactagtacgcACCAAACCAGACATGGGAACTAGCCAACATTTTAGGCACACACATAATACAAACCAGATATGGGACCTAGCTACAATTTTAgaaattcacatacacacatacagcacagtatatacacaaattgtatacacacccccacacacacaaacacctgctgtAACTCAGACATGGGAACTACGTAGccacaacgcaacacacacacacgcttacacacacacacacatacacacacacagacacactaggcATGTTACTGGATAGTaggataatttgtgtgtgtgtatgtgtatgtgtagcccCATGGTCTCCCTCCAGAGGAATGGGAGGAGGCTGAAGTCGTTCCCATTGACATCGCAGACCGCTCACAAGTCGACGACATGGTAAGTTGCtttggtgtgtttatgtgtgtgtgtgtgtgtgttcactgttgaaatgtgtgtttgtgtgtgtgttcactggtgtgtgtgtgtgtgtgtgtgtgtaggatgttaTGATGAGGAAAGTACTGGTCGTACACCTGCTGGCCTAATTCTTCGGTCAGAAAGAATGCAGCTGTCCTAGAGGTTGCGTCTTGTCATTTATTAATTATACATTGATGAAGTTGTGGTATATAGTTGAGTTGTGGAAGTTGTGAAGTTGTGATGTTGTGGTACAGTTGAAAGGGTTGTGGTTtccaaaaagaagacagaaataaAGGGAAAATAGGACAATGCTAAGTTATTGACATTACAAACGTCCTATCCACAGTATCTACTTGAGGATAATGGAGTAGGGCATTCAAACATATGAAGGCAGGGAATTTACACATATGAAAGCTGGGCattttgtacagtgtgtgttttcttatttggtgtgtgtgtgtgtgtgtgtgtgtgtgtgtgtgtgtgtgtgtgtgtgtgtgtgtgtgtgtgtgtgtgtgtgtaggactacaAGGCGGATGAGGATCCTGCCATTTTCCACTCAGAGAAGACGGGCAGAGGACCGCTAGGACCGGGATggaaggtaaaacacacacacacacacacataagcacaaacTCCTTATGAACTTACAAATCATGTAATatacatacctgccgaccattacgcattttgtgtagcagatacggattttgacatcaaactacggcgctgtcacttcaaaatacgggaaaaaccaatagcaaagtgtgttcatgggcccttataaattgttctgtagacttgcaaccagacagagccgtagacatggctctgcttgcaattgtctcgcgctggcctttccattggccagcaacgtgtgggggggaatattgaccaatcagagcgcttgTTTGGATGTGTTGTACTGCGCTCACTGACTTGAATACTCAGtggctgcgctcctctcgagtcgaggcatcagctgccgatagaaagtttgcttcgaaatcacacaagcagagagactggttaatgtactcctataatctctgaaacaagtgtcctcctcctgtcatcatgtattatccatcttggtactgtcgctgtagttttacaagtgagcaccgtcaaaatcaccgtttcaaaggtaaatggactttgagaaaggtagtagcctgtatgggaatagtgaattgcgtccagttgctaaatccgtaaacttatgaaaataaataaaggccgaggtctgtcgtaatgattcacccaatgtttcgccgtatttgacggcaatatgttgttgcttgttttgatattggaccgaaacgagattacttccgaatgagaaaatgtgtcgatgaccgcgctataaattagcagattagcagcaaactaaattcggtttccctttgcgccggatcattttaactcgggaaaataaagcgatagttctaacggttgtgctcggagtaggtctacatccgtaaccaggaatactgttcccccctgagtcatggcccattctgtgaacaggtgtaacaggtcataccattacgttacattacattgcatttggcagacgctttataaccaaagcgactttcaaaagaggacataatcaagccaacatcacaagcaaatacaaagtgcacaggagatataggccctacagaacaacaagtgcagttgcaaggAGGGGTTAGTttgtttcaagttttttttttataaagagtaaataacgagtacacacacacacaaatacacacacccaaactaaactaaactaaacatcatgtcaggtgtctgccctggggcaaggccagttcaagcattagtctagtagattctctcgaaagagaaatgtctttagttgtttcttgacggctgcaagagatgtgcatcactccacgactactatccgtaatcacgtatggcaatctattaataaaatcaattctcctatcatcatatatgtgccgaacagtgaacaatagccaactcatgacggcagaggagggtagataggcctactattatgcagagaagtggaaaaaaagaagcgatgcccctcaagttaccgtggaagttccaagagcattggccattagcccccgtccctcagtagagccactacatgacgcattttgtactgaatgaatgctgaaagtgtgattttgatgttagcccccaaggtaataatattaacctgatattatcctagcttagataacacttgtctttatctttttctctactgctgatgcttcttcacagtaggtgacatcaccatttattaatattgggggagatgatgtaagaatcatcacaattcaactttttgttcataaaaatcactgaaatgcctctgtattttataatcaaattatacattttcctacatgtaccttctacagccaaaaaagtaatcagcaaatgcttcaatttcatactcaattccagctccttaacacctcccaagtgaccaaatgctctgtttggctggtacatagccacttaggcctaggcctactagccagactggggtggtatgtttgactagtaagattaacagccatattggctggtgatcaataaagttaatttagaggcctgaattccagcacactatatcatagcattttattggtttTATGGTGTGAAACAAGAAAAAccatctttcatgaaagtttaatacattatggtagttcaaagtactgtgaagagcaagataaactatttgccagatacactgGATGTtaggttaaaatgcaggaaattgcatctaagaaaagcattttttctgggggaggacccacctgcctgaatgaagtgtctcatatcttccctgttgacatttggcaaccctaggggtagggcagactatgcaaaacaaagtagcctctcagatgttgctttgccatgccaagttgttgcgccgtgaattgccgcgccgcgataagttgctactcaaaaaaatgtttaaaggttggcaggtatgaatATACCATCTACACAGTGTTCCAGAATATTATTTACATGAGATTATTTTCCTGAGAAGTCACTGTAAATGAcaagtcatcataattttcaagccATCAACTGAGTACAAATCTATTGTTTTTGAACGAAACTTCCAGTGGTAtcagtatttttaaaaaaaaatatatatatatataataaatgcACTGTTAAAATGTATTACGCGAAACAGAGTTTGAAAACTTTGCAGTGTTGTAGGGAATGCTTGTTtcacagtttgtttgtgtgtgtgtgtgtgtgtgtgtgtgtgtgtgtgtgtgtgtgtgtgtgtgtgtgtgtgtgtgtgtgtgtgtgtgtgtgtgtgtgtgtgttttatagaaGGAGCTTCATAACAGTAATTGTCCCTACATGACTGCGTATAAACTCGTCACTGTTCATTTCCGCTGGTGGGGACTTCAAGGACGAGTTGAGAGCTTCATTCAcaaggtaagcacacacacatacacacactaaagccgggcttacactgtgtgactttttGCCCGTTTTTGCCACAATTTGTCACTCGCAGGACTTTTTGGGAGTCTGGCCGATTTCTTGGTCAATCGGAGGTAAATCGTGAGTCTCTCATCGTGCGGTACATTgggtaatgacaagcgatttcacctcacgattgtgcaatcgtcgggtcgcaagaaaatcaacaCTGTTTAaaatcctggtcgtccctcgtgagtaaatcgcacagttaaagcagtgctatgaccgatttgacactacatatgcacaaattgacagggcagtgcgattcgctcttgagcgcatcctcatctccacctcaggtgcgcatgttccctcctcatttttgtcatctgcagtcccGAAACAAGCCTGTCGTGCCGCACAGtgtgagcattctgctcgcatccgaccgtcAACTTGTATAGTGTGAGGCCGTGAGTCATGatatgtgaacttttaaatcgtgaaattccctcATGCAGTGTGAGCATGAGCtcaatacccacgactgaaaatatagcacagtgtatgcccgccactcatttacacacattcacgcacatttacatacacaaacatgcacatacacacactatagcaGAGAACCTCATTcacaagttacacacacacacacacacacacagccatactcgCATATGCAAAACCACCTGCCCAGAGCACTCCATgtccactgttgccagattgggcgggtggcctacttgggatgagcgtctgcgagtaaaattcagccgttttgggccaatagaagtcaatgtaatttgtaatTTGGGCGgcatttagcgcattttggcggtttttgagaagcttttgggcgggatttggacagacacatttggcaacactgtccatGTCCACACCATAGACTTCCCACTCATGAATCCACGTAAAGAAGCCATTTACACATAATGGATTTGTTTTTTaaatgcattggtgtgtgtgtgtgtgtgtgtgtgtgtgtgttcacagcaaGAGAAGCGTCTGTTCACTAATTTCCACCGTCAGCTGTTTTGCTGGTTGGATCGCTGGGTGGAGCTCAGCATGGAGGACATCAGACGCATGGAGGAGGAGACGCAGAGGGAGCTAgaccaggtgtgtgtctgtgtgtgtgtgtggtttgtgtgtgtgtgtggtttgtgtgtaagagagtacattgtgtagtgtatgtgcgcgtgttttAATTGTAGATACGCAGTGGGAGCCTGgtattgtgtactgtatattagtgtgtgtttgtgtgtgtgtgtgtgtgtttttagaatAAGTTCAGAATAAgtattgtgtactgtatattgtgtgtgtgtgtgtgtgtgtgtgtatgtgtgtgtgtgtgtgtgtgtgtgtgtgtgtgtgtgtgtgtgtgtgtgtgtgtgtgtgtgtgagagagagagagagagagagagagagagagtgagtgtctctgtctgcctctctgtgtgtgtttgttatacaTGCAGAATGAGGGCTCTGTATTGTGTAtggtatattaatgtgtgtgtgtgtgtgtgtgtgtgtgtgtgtgtgtgtgtgtgtgtgtgtgtgtgtgtgtgtgtgtgtgtgtgtcttcattgcAGATGAGGAGCGAAGGCTCGGTGCGAGGCATGAAGGCCGGAGAAGACTAAAGGGAAGGCGGGCTCTATCCTTCTCCCCGCCCCCTTTCCCAGTCGCCCTATCACAGATCGCCACATCACTAAGCCCTTCCAAACAGGCCATCCCTGCCCtaggaagagagtgtgtgagtgagtgtgtgtgcgagtgcgactgtatgtgtgtgtgtgtgtgtgtttgtgtatctgtgtgcgtgcgtgtgcgtgcatgcatgtccacAATGTTGTTTTTATGTTAACGGACTCATTTGCTGCAAaacctgcagctgtgtgtgtgtgtgtgtgtgtgtgtgtgtgtgtgtgtgtgtgtgtgtgtgtctgcatttcacTTAACCATAATACACTACTTAAGCCTTCACCCTATGctcagagtgtgagtgtgtgacaaggctgtgtgtgtgtgtgtgtgtgtgtgtgtgtgtgtgtgtgtgtgtgtgtgtgtgtgtgtgtgtgtgtgtgtgtgtgtgtgtgtgtgtgtgtgtgtgtttgtctgcctgcctgcctgccttgactGTACTTGTAATAAAGAATGCACCGCTCATACTGGGcctgtgcatacatgcacacacacacacacaccactaacacacacacacacggtggaaagacaaaggaactgacgcacacacatacgcacacacacgcacacacacggtgacGAGACAAATGAACTGATGCTaactcacacttgcacacagacacacacacacacacacacacacacacacacacacacacacacacacacacacggtgacgaGACTAAGGAACTGATGCCTACATTTGCTCACCTCATCTACTGGAACTCTTGTTTCTCACAAAGCTCctgtgaaggagagaaagagtgtgtgtgtgtgtgtgtgtgtgtgtgtgtgtgtgtgtgtgtgtgtgtgtgtgtgtgtgtgtgtgtgtgtgtgtgtgtgtttctctgtgaccgactgtgtctgtgtgtgtttgtgtgtgtgtgtggacagcgtGTAGAAtgaatgatgaggatgatgatgatgatgttgttgatgatgtcATAGCGTTTTTAAAATCTCGAGTGTTTTCCGGTGTGGCCCCGCCTACTGATGGCTGCTTAGCAACAAGCCACGCCTACTGTTGGCTGCTTAGCAACAGGCCACGCCCCTGCCCCTGTTTTGGGGAGGGGGTGTGGCCTGATGAGTGTATGATGTCATACTGTAATAAACCTCACCATGACAACCACCTGCCCTGCCtccgagactgtgtgtgtgtgtgagtgtgagtgtgagtgactgtactgtatgtacagtacgtgtgtgtgtgtgtgtgtgtgtgtgtgtgtgtgtgtgtgtgtgtgtgtgtgtgtgtgtgtgtgtgtgtgtgtgagggagaccaaaatagttttgcagatttgtgtggTGCAAATAATGCCTTATTGAAGAGTAAGTGAAAAGGAGACAAGAAATGAAGTGGGAGAGAGTactttgggaaatgacccaggcaggatttgaagaacatgtgatggatcctcaattattttcctagcatgcctaactacagactcttcatatattgcttggagtGTGGtgtagtccctcacccccacaACCTCCAGGCAGAGCGGGTCGGTCTGTCTATTTGAGactttcactgtcaggtttccaaaccacacagtgattgcatagcgtattacactctcaacaacagtgcggtaaaaaagtaacattatCCTCTGTTGAACACCAAACACTCTGAGTCTACGTAAAAAATGTAGTCTCTGTTGGATCCTAGTACACACATTGTTCCAGGACAGATTATTATCAAAGTACACTCCCAAATATTTGTAAGAGTCCACCTGGGTAATattcaggggcggttccagacatttattcttggggtggcaaaggggtggcgaagtgtatttcaggggggcatgctcctacactaagggaaaattataaacactatataattgacacacacacgtatgtgatgcagtgaatcccttaaagtgaaaccctgcagcctaaagttctatgtctgaaatgatgtcaagcattaaggctattggtcacaatcagggctcttaattggggtggcaaatcatatttctgggggggcaaatgccaccccttagaaccgcccctggtaaTATTGGTATCACCAATGACTAATGGGGTGTGGTCCCCTACATTACTAGGGTCAAAAAACATTTCCTCGGTTTTCTTGGTGTTAACGGTAAGGTTCACCCACAGCTGTGACTGTGTGCACATTTGGAGAGACTATAGGCATTTTTGGCATATACTAATACTAAAGTTAGTGGGCTGTCTGATCTAAATTGAgggccggtctctaagggaaaataaaaacaaacaacaaaaacaactgcATCAGCTCCTGAGGACGGCCAGCCCACTTGGAGAATGTCCTGTATTTATGCCAGATTATCAATGTAGCCCTGGGTTTGGTTGGTTGTGTTTATAATATGATTTCATTTACAAAGCCCAATGCATgcaagacatgcagctcaatgtactTCGATCAACAATGTCAGTAAGAATACATAAAATAGGTTGATTAGGAAGAAGACAAATATTTGGCAAAGGTTAAGGGCAAGGTATGCTGAGTGGCAGGTAATAATAAAATTACTTAAAATTCACAAGCGAACTGaaatgtggcccctggtggcaacagtgGTGAGGAAAAACTCTTGATTTTACAttataacattttatttttttgggaggggggacTCGGTGtagtttaagtaaaaaaaaacaaataaacatttcaTTAAGGAAGACACCTCAGGCAAAGATGGACGAGGGCCCTCGCCAGGGCTGGTTACAAAAGACTAGGTAGGCTGCAGATGAACAGATGAGTTCAGTTGGTTGATATttttgatattttattaggatccccattagctgataaacatatcagctactcttcctggggtccacacagaaaaaatcacaaacaagacgtcaacatacaaaacaacatataaaacgaagaaaagataaacttcttttcttggggaaacacacactaaaacagacaaaaacagggctacgtataggctatataaaagaagaaaagaaagacatcttttcttgatcatacactgaaacagacaaaaatataaaatagagacagacaacaattaataactaactaaatgacaaaaaaacacaaaaaacacacaaacaaacaaaaaaacagttcaTTGGTAAATGAGAAACCCCTAACACAACA from Engraulis encrasicolus isolate BLACKSEA-1 chromosome 17, IST_EnEncr_1.0, whole genome shotgun sequence carries:
- the pitpnbl gene encoding phosphatidylinositol transfer protein, beta, like produces the protein MVLIKEYQVLLPCSVEEYQVGQLFSVAEASKNNTGGGEGIEILRNEPYEKDGEKGQYTHKIYHIHSKVPTFIQMFAPEGALVFHEKAWNAYPYCRTIVTNEYMKDDFFIKIETWHKPDMGTSHNPHGLPPEEWEEAEVVPIDIADRSQVDDMDYKADEDPAIFHSEKTGRGPLGPGWKKELHNSNCPYMTAYKLVTVHFRWWGLQGRVESFIHKQEKRLFTNFHRQLFCWLDRWVELSMEDIRRMEEETQRELDQMRSEGSVRGMKAGED